TGGAGATATGTCATTCCCCTCTCCAGGGCAGCGGTGGCTGCGGGAGCAAACGGGTTGCTTGTAGAGGTGCATCCTGAACCTGACAGGGCCGTCTCAGACGGGCGTCAATCACTCAAACCGGAAAAGTTTTACCGGTTGATGGAAGAAATAAGATGTCTCGAGAACGCCTTGAGGAAAGTGCATAAGGAGGAAAAATCATGAGACCAGAGGAACTTGACATCCTTTTTGAACCAATTGTCGTTGGTAAGATGGAGTTGAAGAACCGTCTCGTCATGGCCCCTATGGGAACGGGTTATGGAGGAAGAGATGGATTTGTAAGTGACAGGATTGCCGCCTATCTTGCGGCGAGGGCGAGAGGGGGAATCGGGCTGGTAACCGTAGAAGTAGCATATATACACAGGCTGGGAAGGGCCGGCCTGGGCGGAGAACTGGCTATAACCGATGATAAGTACATTCCTGGCCTGAG
The nucleotide sequence above comes from Syntrophales bacterium. Encoded proteins:
- a CDS encoding NADH oxidase, with the protein product MRPEELDILFEPIVVGKMELKNRLVMAPMGTGYGGRDGFVSDRIAAYLAARARGGIGLVTVEVAYIHRLGRAGLGGELAITDDKYIPGL